One Scylla paramamosain isolate STU-SP2022 chromosome 5, ASM3559412v1, whole genome shotgun sequence genomic region harbors:
- the LOC135100479 gene encoding uncharacterized protein LOC135100479: protein MAEGRGLTDLENRVKLLEEKIFGPLPKDEEYPEVVSTMASLGSRLGSALGTRDRMMMVMKRLDELERYLDPEYGEGLEVCDSVKLDLVLGREDQLRSFHNQLITLNSLKHVLDSQHIKDCANLDEELTTVHGHQRDTEEKATEQSTQIKNLLNQYNDIINTLTETFIEMDAVVTKAEIAALPKKPED, encoded by the exons ATGGCGGAGGGGCGGGGATTGACAGATCTGGAGAACCGGGTGAAATTACTCGAGGAGAAGATATTCGGCCCTCTACCCAAAGATGAGGAGTACCCTGAG GTTGTGTCAACGATGGCCTCTCTGGGCAGTCGTCTGGGGAGCGCTTTGGGCACCAGGGATcgcatgatgatggtgatgaagagac TTGATGAGTTGGAGCGATACCTGGATCCAGAGTACGGCGAGGGGCTGGAAGTGTGTGATAGTGTGAAGTTGGATCTGGTGCTTGGTCGTGAGGATCAACTGCGCTCCTTCCATAACCAACTGATTACCCTCAATTCCCTCAAACATGTCCTGGACTCACAACATATCAAAG ATTGTGCTAACTTGGATGAGGAATTGACAACTGTGCATGGTCATCAGAGAGATACGGAGGAAAAGGCTACTGAGCAGAGCACACAAATCAAGAACTTGCTGAACCAATATAATGACATT ATAAACACACTGACGGAGACCTTCATTGAAATGGATGCAGTAGTGACCAAGGCTGAGATTGCAGCATTACCTAAAAAGCCAGAGGATTAA